One window of the Parasphingopyxis algicola genome contains the following:
- a CDS encoding amidohydrolase family protein, giving the protein MSRAIFLPFAASALALALATPVAAREEGGETPEWDVSNPPLPTRPVNIDVTEGTWMNVDVSPDGGRIAFDLLGDIYTMPIAGGAPTRIASGLAWEVQPRFSPDGTRIAFTSDRGGGDNIWIMDVSGANRRQVTNEDFRLLNQPDWSPDGQYIVARKHFTTGRSLGTGEVWLYHVSGGGGVQLVERPNEDFQKDLGEPVFAPDGAGVYFSRNTTPGNQFIYAQDSNTQLFAVERYDMESGERETVVDGEGGALNPRPSPDGRYIAFVRRDRTQSQLWVKDLRSGEERAVYTDLDRDMQETWTVYGTYPRMDWTPDSRSLVFWAGGEIRRVDVTGGQAQTIPFRVSDTRDVIDPPRPEIEVAPAEFTTRMPRFASVSPDGRQVVFESLGRLYIRNTGSGSPRRLTSQTDAFELFPSWSRDGRRIAYVRWTDEGLGQVRVMNANGGGDRAVTNEPGHYRNPRFSPDGGTIVFEKGEGGFLTSGDWSERTGIYRVSASGGAAGRVTETGSNPHFGASGDRIFLTVSEENKRRLISVDLSGNDRRVHASGEMVTGYEVAPDGGALAFTENYNAFVVPMLPGTQDLELSADASALPVVRVSGDGASYMSWSDNGDRLHWSLGPTLYSVAANTVFPGAPAAEGEERPDFVPPATGVSLAVPVEAARADSRVAFTGARIVTMQSEDGGIIENGTIVVDGNRIAAVGPADTTAIPAGYQAVDVAGATIIPGLVDAHAHGPHGVGDIIPQQNWHTIAHLAFGVTTVHDPSNTASHVFPAAEMQRAGLILAPRIFSTAEIVYGARAPSRYALINDLEDAQQHVRRLRVQGAHSIKNYNQPRREQRQQVVAAAIEQDIAVVAEGGSLFGMDMALIADGNTTLEHNIPQAVLYEDVLSFFGQTDVGYTPTLVVTYSGLAADPYWRAHTDVWRHPILSRHVPPRRLQANSVRRPIAPEEDYVDDEAAAAAHALAQRGVPVSIGAHGQEEGLAAHWEMWSFVRGGMSPLEALRAATIVPAQALGFARDIGSLEPGKLADLVILDADPTADIRNSDDIRYVMIGGRLYDPMTMNETITGNRTRDPYFWE; this is encoded by the coding sequence ATGTCGCGCGCCATCTTCCTTCCGTTCGCCGCCAGCGCCCTGGCGCTCGCTCTCGCCACCCCGGTGGCCGCGCGGGAAGAGGGCGGCGAAACGCCCGAATGGGATGTCTCGAACCCGCCGCTCCCGACCCGGCCGGTGAATATCGACGTCACCGAGGGCACCTGGATGAATGTCGATGTCAGCCCCGACGGCGGCAGAATCGCGTTCGACCTTCTGGGCGATATCTACACCATGCCGATTGCCGGCGGCGCGCCGACGCGGATCGCAAGCGGCCTTGCATGGGAAGTCCAGCCGCGCTTCTCGCCGGACGGGACGCGGATCGCCTTCACCTCGGATCGCGGCGGCGGCGACAATATCTGGATCATGGACGTGAGCGGCGCGAATAGGCGCCAGGTCACGAACGAGGATTTCCGCCTGCTCAACCAGCCCGACTGGTCGCCGGACGGGCAGTATATCGTCGCGCGCAAGCATTTCACGACGGGCCGGTCGCTCGGCACGGGCGAGGTCTGGCTCTACCATGTCTCGGGTGGCGGCGGCGTCCAGCTCGTCGAGCGGCCGAACGAGGATTTCCAGAAGGATCTGGGCGAACCGGTGTTCGCGCCCGACGGCGCGGGCGTCTATTTCAGTCGCAACACGACGCCCGGCAACCAGTTCATCTACGCCCAGGATTCGAACACGCAGCTGTTCGCGGTCGAACGGTACGACATGGAAAGCGGCGAGCGCGAGACGGTGGTCGACGGCGAAGGCGGCGCGCTCAATCCGCGCCCGTCGCCCGACGGTCGCTATATCGCCTTTGTCCGCCGCGACCGGACCCAGTCCCAGCTTTGGGTGAAGGATCTGCGCAGCGGCGAGGAGCGGGCGGTCTATACCGATCTGGATCGCGACATGCAGGAAACCTGGACCGTCTACGGTACCTATCCCCGGATGGACTGGACGCCCGACAGCCGGAGTCTCGTCTTCTGGGCCGGCGGAGAGATCCGCCGCGTCGATGTGACCGGCGGCCAGGCGCAGACGATCCCGTTCCGGGTGTCCGATACGCGCGATGTGATCGATCCGCCCCGGCCCGAGATCGAAGTTGCGCCGGCCGAGTTCACGACGCGCATGCCGCGTTTCGCGAGCGTTTCGCCCGACGGCCGGCAGGTCGTCTTCGAGAGTCTGGGCCGGCTCTATATCCGCAACACCGGCAGCGGATCGCCGCGCCGGCTGACGAGCCAGACCGACGCGTTCGAACTCTTCCCGAGCTGGTCGCGCGACGGGCGGCGGATCGCCTATGTCCGCTGGACGGACGAAGGGCTCGGTCAGGTTCGCGTGATGAACGCCAATGGCGGCGGCGACCGCGCGGTCACCAACGAGCCCGGTCATTATCGCAATCCGCGCTTCTCGCCCGATGGCGGCACTATCGTCTTCGAGAAAGGCGAGGGCGGGTTCTTGACCTCGGGCGACTGGTCGGAGCGGACCGGCATCTATCGCGTATCGGCCTCGGGCGGCGCGGCTGGCCGGGTGACCGAGACCGGCTCCAATCCGCATTTCGGCGCGAGCGGCGATCGGATTTTCCTGACCGTCAGCGAAGAGAACAAGCGGCGGCTGATCAGCGTCGACCTGTCGGGCAACGACCGGCGCGTCCATGCCTCGGGCGAAATGGTGACCGGTTACGAGGTGGCGCCCGACGGCGGCGCGCTGGCCTTTACCGAGAATTACAATGCGTTCGTCGTGCCGATGCTGCCGGGTACGCAGGACCTCGAGTTGAGCGCCGATGCGAGCGCGCTGCCGGTTGTCCGCGTGAGCGGCGACGGCGCGAGCTATATGAGCTGGAGCGATAATGGTGACCGGCTGCACTGGTCGCTGGGGCCGACGCTCTATTCGGTCGCCGCGAACACCGTCTTTCCAGGCGCGCCCGCCGCCGAGGGCGAAGAGCGGCCCGATTTCGTGCCGCCCGCGACGGGCGTTTCGCTCGCTGTCCCGGTCGAAGCGGCACGGGCGGACAGCCGCGTCGCGTTTACCGGCGCGCGGATCGTCACGATGCAAAGCGAGGATGGCGGGATCATCGAGAACGGGACGATCGTGGTGGACGGCAACCGGATCGCGGCGGTCGGCCCTGCGGATACGACCGCAATCCCCGCCGGCTACCAGGCGGTCGACGTCGCGGGCGCGACGATCATTCCGGGGCTCGTCGACGCCCATGCTCATGGCCCGCACGGGGTGGGCGATATCATTCCGCAGCAGAACTGGCACACGATCGCGCATCTCGCCTTCGGCGTGACGACGGTGCACGATCCGTCGAACACGGCGAGCCACGTTTTCCCGGCCGCCGAGATGCAGCGGGCCGGGCTGATCCTCGCGCCGCGCATCTTCTCGACGGCCGAGATCGTCTATGGCGCGCGGGCGCCGAGCCGCTATGCGCTGATCAACGATCTGGAGGATGCGCAGCAGCATGTCCGCCGCCTGCGGGTGCAGGGTGCGCACAGCATCAAGAATTACAACCAGCCGCGTCGCGAGCAGCGCCAGCAGGTCGTCGCCGCCGCGATCGAGCAGGATATCGCGGTCGTCGCCGAGGGCGGCTCGCTGTTCGGCATGGACATGGCGCTGATCGCCGACGGCAATACGACGCTCGAACATAATATCCCGCAGGCGGTGCTCTACGAGGACGTGCTGAGTTTCTTCGGCCAGACCGATGTCGGCTACACGCCGACCCTGGTGGTCACCTATTCGGGCCTTGCGGCCGATCCCTATTGGCGCGCGCATACCGATGTCTGGCGGCATCCGATCCTGTCGCGCCACGTCCCGCCGCGCCGGCTCCAGGCCAATTCGGTGCGCCGGCCGATCGCCCCCGAAGAGGATTATGTCGACGACGAGGCCGCCGCCGCCGCGCATGCGCTCGCTCAACGCGGCGTGCCGGTGTCGATCGGCGCGCACGGGCAGGAGGAAGGGCTGGCCGCCCATTGGGAGATGTGGAGCTTCGTGCGCGGCGGGATGAGCCCGCTCGAGGCGCTGCGCGCGGCGACCATCGTTCCCGCACAGGCGCTCGGTTTCGCGCGCGATATCGGCAGCCTCGAACCGGGCAAGCTCGCCGATCTCGTGATCCTCGACGCCGATCCGACCGCCGATATCCGGAACAGCGACGATATCCGCTATGTGATGATCGGCGGGCGGCTCTACGATCCGATGACGATGAACGAGACGATCACCGGCAATCGCACGCGCGATCCCTATTTCTGGGAATAA
- the bla gene encoding class A beta-lactamase: protein MRMQNWIAKSWIWRRAVLAGLVAIPVAGCAGIIPQAAAQTSQSSAPYVAPPPSEMRETPDRERAQVPQGPSRQLTDSINALGRAFNGEVGIAVRDVEEGWTVSWNGERYLPQQSVSKTWVAMTVLDQVDRGEMSLDRMVRVRPEDAVVFHQPMLSRMGSGGFQAPIRELFVQAMTRSDNLANDRLLWLAGGPEAVRAFFERNDLEGLRFGPGERELQAGIAGLTWRQAMARGRAFYTARSNLAQSLRRAAMDRYLADPIDGATPNGMVEALARLAQGELLSERSTRLMIDTMRASRTGPRRLSGGVPNGWQFGHKTGTGQNLNGMVAGYNDVGILTTPDGRDYAVAVLIGNTRVGIPARQDLMQRVMGQVVSHHLRRRYELFTGGIRTSD, encoded by the coding sequence ATGCGTATGCAGAATTGGATAGCAAAATCATGGATTTGGCGCCGCGCGGTGCTCGCGGGACTGGTCGCGATACCGGTTGCGGGTTGCGCGGGCATCATACCGCAGGCCGCGGCGCAGACGAGCCAGTCGAGCGCCCCCTATGTCGCGCCGCCGCCGTCCGAGATGCGCGAAACGCCCGATCGCGAACGGGCCCAGGTGCCGCAGGGTCCGTCGCGCCAGCTGACCGATTCGATCAATGCGCTGGGCCGGGCCTTCAACGGCGAAGTCGGCATCGCCGTCCGCGATGTCGAGGAAGGCTGGACGGTCTCCTGGAACGGCGAACGCTACCTCCCGCAGCAGAGCGTCAGCAAGACCTGGGTCGCGATGACGGTGCTCGATCAGGTCGATCGCGGCGAGATGTCGCTCGACCGTATGGTGCGCGTGCGGCCCGAGGATGCGGTCGTATTCCACCAGCCGATGCTCTCGCGCATGGGCAGTGGCGGTTTCCAGGCCCCAATCCGCGAACTGTTCGTCCAGGCGATGACGCGCAGCGACAATCTCGCCAATGATCGGCTGTTGTGGCTGGCGGGCGGGCCGGAGGCGGTGCGTGCCTTTTTCGAACGCAACGATCTCGAAGGCTTGCGGTTCGGGCCGGGCGAGCGCGAACTCCAGGCCGGTATCGCCGGGCTGACATGGCGGCAGGCGATGGCCCGGGGCCGTGCGTTCTATACGGCTCGCTCCAATCTCGCGCAGAGCCTTCGCCGCGCGGCGATGGATCGTTATCTGGCCGATCCGATCGACGGCGCGACGCCCAACGGCATGGTCGAGGCACTGGCCCGGCTGGCACAGGGCGAACTGCTCTCCGAACGCTCCACCCGATTGATGATCGATACGATGCGCGCCTCACGCACCGGACCGCGGCGGCTGAGCGGCGGCGTGCCGAACGGCTGGCAGTTCGGCCACAAGACCGGTACGGGCCAGAATCTCAATGGCATGGTCGCCGGGTACAACGATGTCGGCATCCTTACGACGCCGGACGGGCGCGATTATGCGGTCGCCGTGCTGATTGGCAATACGCGGGTCGGCATCCCGGCCCGGCAGGATCTGATGCAGCGCGTGATGGGGCAGGTGGTCAGCCACCATCTCCGCCGCCGCTACGAGCTGTTTACCGGCGGTATCCGGACGTCCGACTAA
- a CDS encoding alkaline phosphatase D family protein, translating into MTITMDRRLLLQTGLFGLGALATPGAARLLSAQGFTHQVASGEPTQNSVLLWTRYVSEGEPMLRAEIAEDAEFGRIVARGETPARNAHDFAAKVVVDGLAPGRWYFYRFIAPDGTASPIGRTRTLPEGPVSEFTLGVFSCSNFRFGHFNAYAHAAARNDLDLIIHTGDYFYEYEMGRYPSEEQALAGRDLIPSYEILALADYWLRYATYRADPDLAALHRNFPMIARWDDHEITNDPWVGGAENHQPDEGDWEARKRAALQAYRDWMPVSDAPWDSYRIGDLATIILPETRITARSEQLDYAVAVGDGSAVAESLATFRNEAWSDETRTIMGAEQEAWVAGQLAASTASGTRWQILAQQVIMGRTYFPVPLAEQIAEVDNETVRRRAVLFAAATQAGLPLNLDAWDGYPAARARVLTAAQDADANLLVLSGDSHNGWAYDLQQDGDAVGVEMATHSVTSPGFESFVPQVPPEALAASMVEASPDMRWADTSGRGYLTVTLTPEVARGEWLFLDTIRERSTAIARTHAMQAPHGARMFGG; encoded by the coding sequence ATGACGATCACGATGGACAGACGGCTGCTGCTGCAGACCGGGCTTTTCGGGCTGGGCGCACTGGCGACGCCGGGCGCCGCGCGGCTGCTGTCGGCGCAAGGCTTCACCCACCAGGTCGCCTCGGGCGAGCCGACCCAGAACTCCGTGCTGCTCTGGACGCGCTACGTTTCCGAAGGCGAGCCGATGCTGCGCGCCGAAATCGCCGAGGATGCCGAGTTCGGGCGGATCGTCGCGCGCGGCGAGACCCCGGCCCGCAACGCGCATGATTTCGCGGCCAAGGTCGTCGTCGACGGCCTCGCGCCGGGCCGCTGGTATTTCTACCGCTTCATCGCGCCCGACGGCACGGCCTCCCCGATCGGCCGCACCCGGACCCTGCCCGAGGGGCCGGTGAGCGAATTCACGCTCGGCGTCTTCTCCTGCTCCAATTTCCGCTTCGGCCATTTCAACGCCTATGCGCATGCCGCCGCGCGCAACGATCTCGATCTCATCATCCATACCGGCGATTATTTCTACGAATATGAGATGGGCCGCTATCCGAGCGAGGAACAGGCGCTGGCCGGTCGCGATCTCATACCCTCCTATGAGATCCTCGCGCTCGCCGATTACTGGCTCCGCTACGCCACCTATCGCGCCGATCCGGATCTGGCCGCGCTGCACCGCAATTTCCCGATGATCGCGCGCTGGGACGATCACGAGATCACCAACGACCCCTGGGTCGGCGGCGCGGAAAACCACCAGCCCGACGAGGGCGACTGGGAAGCGCGCAAACGCGCGGCGCTGCAGGCCTATCGGGACTGGATGCCGGTCTCCGACGCGCCCTGGGACAGCTACCGGATCGGCGATCTGGCGACGATCATCCTCCCCGAGACCCGGATCACGGCGCGCAGCGAACAGCTCGATTATGCCGTGGCGGTCGGCGACGGCAGCGCGGTGGCCGAAAGCCTCGCCACCTTCCGCAACGAAGCCTGGTCCGACGAAACGCGCACGATCATGGGCGCCGAACAGGAGGCCTGGGTGGCCGGGCAGCTGGCGGCGTCCACGGCATCGGGCACCCGCTGGCAGATTCTCGCCCAGCAGGTCATTATGGGCCGGACCTATTTCCCGGTGCCGCTGGCCGAACAGATTGCGGAAGTCGATAACGAGACCGTCCGCCGGCGCGCCGTCCTGTTCGCCGCCGCGACCCAGGCCGGCCTGCCGCTCAATCTCGATGCCTGGGACGGCTATCCGGCGGCGCGCGCGCGGGTGCTTACGGCGGCACAGGACGCCGATGCCAACCTCCTCGTGCTGAGCGGCGACAGCCATAATGGCTGGGCTTACGACCTGCAGCAGGATGGCGATGCCGTCGGCGTCGAGATGGCGACGCACAGCGTTACCTCGCCCGGTTTCGAGAGCTTCGTGCCGCAGGTTCCGCCCGAAGCGCTCGCGGCCTCGATGGTCGAGGCCAGCCCCGATATGCGCTGGGCCGACACGTCGGGCCGCGGCTATCTGACCGTCACCCTGACGCCCGAGGTGGCACGCGGCGAATGGCTGTTCCTCGACACGATCCGCGAACGATCGACCGCGATCGCGCGGACCCACGCGATGCAGGCCCCGCATGGCGCGCGCATGTTCGGCGGCTAG
- a CDS encoding tryptophan 2,3-dioxygenase, whose protein sequence is MPHSPDTMTYGRYLALDPLLQAQHPISGRHDEMLFIIIHQTKELWLKQIIFELEQALDLIREDALVPAYKGLARVSRIQAVMTLSWDVLATMTPADYTRFRNVLGTSSGFQSAQFRQVEFMLGLKDASHLKHQEAGSDEQKAMREALDAPSLWDEANRAAARAGLPVPAEAVERDWARPYAPSAAVEDAWATVYRDTERWWGLYQLAEKLVDVDDAMASWRHKHVVTVERVIGGKRGTGGTAGVPYLQSTLSKRAFPELWSLRTQL, encoded by the coding sequence ATGCCTCACTCCCCCGACACCATGACCTATGGGCGCTATCTGGCGCTCGATCCTCTGCTACAGGCCCAGCATCCGATCTCCGGACGGCATGACGAGATGCTGTTCATCATCATCCACCAGACCAAGGAGCTCTGGCTCAAGCAGATCATATTCGAGCTGGAACAGGCGCTGGACTTGATCCGGGAGGATGCGCTCGTGCCTGCTTATAAGGGGCTGGCGCGGGTCAGCCGGATCCAGGCGGTGATGACCCTGAGCTGGGACGTGCTGGCGACGATGACGCCGGCCGATTACACCCGTTTCCGCAATGTGCTGGGCACGAGTTCGGGCTTCCAGTCCGCCCAGTTCCGCCAGGTCGAATTCATGCTCGGCCTCAAGGATGCGAGCCATCTCAAACATCAGGAGGCAGGCAGCGACGAACAAAAGGCGATGCGGGAGGCGCTCGATGCGCCGAGCCTGTGGGACGAAGCCAATCGGGCGGCCGCGCGCGCCGGCCTGCCCGTGCCCGCCGAAGCGGTCGAGCGCGACTGGGCCCGGCCCTATGCGCCGAGCGCCGCCGTCGAGGATGCCTGGGCGACCGTCTATCGCGACACCGAGCGCTGGTGGGGCCTCTACCAGCTCGCCGAAAAGCTCGTCGATGTCGACGATGCGATGGCGAGCTGGCGGCACAAGCATGTGGTGACGGTGGAGCGCGTCATCGGCGGCAAGCGCGGGACGGGCGGGACGGCGGGCGTGCCCTATCTGCAATCGACGCTGTCGAAGCGCGCCTTTCCCGAACTGTGGAGTTTGCGCACGCAACTTTGA
- a CDS encoding GNAT family N-acetyltransferase: protein MQIEIDCNPSKKDAETLSQGIIQFNDERVPDLEPVDHEKKFHVFAKDEDGEVVGGIRATCFWNTLHVELLWISEETRGKSLGRKLIESAEAYARQNGCSNVLVETTSWQARPFYERNGYQNIATLNDRPKGHASYYLTKKLTET from the coding sequence GTGCAAATCGAAATAGACTGCAATCCGTCCAAAAAGGATGCCGAAACCCTAAGTCAGGGAATCATTCAATTCAACGATGAACGGGTTCCCGATCTCGAACCGGTAGATCACGAAAAAAAATTTCATGTCTTTGCAAAAGATGAGGACGGAGAGGTGGTTGGCGGTATTCGCGCTACATGCTTCTGGAACACTTTGCACGTTGAACTCCTCTGGATATCTGAAGAGACGCGCGGCAAAAGCTTGGGGAGAAAACTCATCGAAAGCGCCGAGGCATATGCGCGGCAAAACGGATGCAGCAATGTCTTGGTCGAAACCACGAGTTGGCAAGCTAGACCCTTCTACGAGAGGAATGGCTATCAAAATATTGCGACTTTGAACGATCGTCCAAAAGGACACGCTTCTTATTATCTGACTAAGAAGCTCACCGAGACGTGA
- a CDS encoding RelA/SpoT family protein produces the protein MLRQYELIERVKSYDPGADEALINRAYVFSVNAHGTQKRASGDPYFSHPIEVAGILTDLRLDDETIATAILHDTIEDTVATQDEIENLFGENVARLVDGVTKLSTIEAQSDTERAAENLRKFLLAMSGDIRVLLVKLADRLHNMRTLHFIKNDEKRRRIARETMDIYAPLAERIGMYEFMKEMQTLSFRHLEPDAYESISTRLNRLREGEGAATIDRIAEELKIVLGSHGVDAEVTGREKHPYSIWRKMAERHVSFETLTDVMAFRAIVPDLADCYRALGILHEKWHMVPGRFKDYISTPKRNGYRSIHTSIQYGEDRRIEIQIRSQAMHEQAENGLAAHWSYKQGDRPDGQAGWLRDLIEILETTESPEELLEHTRMAMYQDRIFAFTPAGELIQLPKGATVVDFAFEVHTDLGKQTVGAKVNGRVVPLRTQLENGDQVRILRSDNQHPDPGWLSFVVTGKARAAIRRFVRQKEKEETISLGRKLFDQVVARLPAPIGRSATKAALKRLKLAKEDALMEKIARKEIDDRALMEALMPGMGTGDLHSAVPPKGQAISIKGLTPGVAFQLAECCHPLPGDRIVGIRRTGEDIQIHTIDCDTLADGNDADWLAVNWGDGSDGGTAQLRVVLKNEPGSLAVMAGIFGTHGANILNVKLENRDGSFHSFCVDIEVHDRAHLMRILAALRAADCVSQAERV, from the coding sequence GTGCTGAGGCAATATGAACTGATCGAACGGGTCAAGAGCTACGACCCCGGCGCCGACGAGGCGCTGATCAACCGCGCCTATGTCTTTTCGGTCAACGCCCATGGCACGCAAAAACGCGCCTCGGGCGATCCCTATTTCAGCCACCCGATCGAGGTGGCGGGCATCCTGACCGATCTGCGTCTCGACGACGAGACGATCGCGACCGCGATCCTTCACGACACGATCGAGGATACGGTCGCCACCCAGGACGAGATCGAAAATCTGTTCGGGGAAAATGTCGCGCGGCTCGTCGACGGCGTCACCAAGCTCTCGACGATCGAGGCCCAGTCCGACACCGAGCGCGCCGCCGAAAATCTGCGCAAGTTCCTGCTCGCCATGTCGGGCGATATCCGCGTCCTGCTCGTCAAGCTCGCCGATCGCCTCCACAATATGCGCACGCTCCATTTCATCAAGAATGACGAGAAGCGCCGCCGGATCGCGCGCGAAACGATGGATATCTACGCCCCGCTCGCCGAGCGGATCGGCATGTACGAGTTCATGAAGGAGATGCAGACGCTTTCCTTTCGGCATCTCGAGCCCGATGCTTATGAATCAATCTCGACCCGGCTCAACCGGCTGCGCGAGGGCGAAGGCGCGGCGACGATCGACCGCATCGCCGAAGAGCTCAAGATCGTCCTCGGCAGCCACGGCGTCGACGCCGAGGTGACGGGCCGCGAAAAACATCCCTATTCGATCTGGCGGAAGATGGCCGAACGGCACGTGTCGTTCGAGACGCTGACCGACGTGATGGCGTTCCGCGCGATCGTGCCCGATCTGGCGGACTGTTACCGGGCGCTCGGCATCCTGCACGAAAAATGGCACATGGTCCCGGGGCGCTTCAAGGATTACATCTCGACCCCCAAGCGCAACGGCTATCGCTCGATCCACACCTCGATCCAATATGGCGAGGACCGCCGGATCGAGATCCAGATCCGCAGCCAGGCGATGCACGAACAGGCCGAGAACGGCCTCGCCGCGCATTGGAGCTACAAGCAGGGCGACCGGCCCGACGGCCAGGCCGGATGGCTGCGCGACCTGATCGAGATTCTCGAAACCACCGAGAGCCCCGAAGAGCTGCTCGAACACACCCGCATGGCGATGTACCAGGACCGGATCTTCGCCTTCACCCCGGCCGGCGAACTGATCCAGCTGCCCAAGGGCGCGACGGTCGTCGACTTCGCCTTCGAGGTGCATACCGATCTCGGCAAGCAGACGGTGGGCGCCAAGGTCAACGGCCGGGTCGTGCCGCTGCGCACCCAGCTCGAAAATGGCGACCAGGTCCGCATCCTGCGCTCCGACAACCAGCATCCCGATCCCGGCTGGCTGAGCTTCGTCGTCACCGGCAAGGCGCGCGCGGCGATCCGCCGTTTCGTCCGGCAAAAGGAAAAAGAGGAAACGATCTCGCTGGGCCGCAAGCTGTTCGACCAGGTGGTCGCCCGCCTGCCCGCACCGATCGGCCGCAGCGCGACCAAGGCGGCGCTGAAGCGGCTGAAACTCGCCAAGGAAGACGCGCTGATGGAGAAGATCGCGCGCAAGGAGATCGACGACCGCGCGCTGATGGAGGCGCTGATGCCGGGCATGGGAACCGGCGACCTGCACAGCGCCGTACCGCCCAAGGGCCAGGCGATCTCGATCAAGGGGCTGACGCCGGGCGTCGCCTTCCAGCTCGCCGAATGCTGCCACCCGCTTCCCGGCGACCGGATCGTCGGCATCCGGCGCACGGGCGAGGATATCCAAATCCACACCATCGATTGCGACACGCTGGCCGATGGCAACGATGCCGACTGGCTGGCGGTCAACTGGGGCGACGGATCGGACGGCGGCACCGCGCAATTGCGGGTCGTGCTCAAGAACGAACCCGGCTCGCTCGCCGTGATGGCCGGGATTTTCGGCACGCACGGCGCCAATATCCTCAACGTGAAGCTCGAAAACCGCGACGGCAGCTTTCACAGCTTCTGCGTCGATATCGAAGTGCACGACCGCGCCCATCTGATGCGCATCCTGGCAGCATTGCGCGCGGCCGACTGCGTCAGCCAGGCGGAGCGGGTTTAG
- a CDS encoding CC_3452 family protein codes for MQRTLSLVLSLITVAFLFTATGAQAGTVYRATLAEATDERVHVIRRAPWVCDGAECATDRARSRPANVCHSLVRELGSVISFSIDSEAMTEEELARCNEAAG; via the coding sequence ATGCAACGCACTCTCTCCCTTGTTCTCTCCCTGATCACCGTCGCCTTCCTGTTCACCGCGACCGGCGCCCAGGCCGGCACCGTCTATCGCGCGACGCTCGCCGAAGCGACCGATGAACGGGTGCATGTCATCCGCCGTGCGCCCTGGGTGTGCGACGGCGCCGAATGCGCCACCGACCGCGCCCGCAGCCGCCCGGCCAATGTCTGCCACTCGCTGGTTCGCGAGCTCGGCAGCGTCATCTCCTTCTCGATCGACAGCGAAGCGATGACCGAGGAAGAGCTGGCCCGCTGCAACGAAGCCGCCGGCTAA
- a CDS encoding winged helix-turn-helix transcriptional regulator — protein sequence MGKLTEPLGDIGDDECGLPCALQAMGERWSFMILRAAFNGLKHFEEMQSNLGIARNILANRLGRLVESEILERQPCPDDRRKIEYKLTKKGESLLPAMIALRQWGEQWGTGVPSNPVLCDERDRQPVQQIRVHAHDGRPLDWHDLLWVDQSEVIAQAAE from the coding sequence ATGGGCAAATTAACCGAACCACTGGGCGATATTGGCGACGACGAATGCGGGCTTCCCTGCGCGCTGCAGGCGATGGGCGAGCGCTGGTCATTTATGATTCTGCGCGCGGCTTTCAACGGGCTCAAGCATTTCGAGGAAATGCAGTCCAATCTCGGCATCGCGCGCAACATCCTCGCCAACCGGCTGGGCCGACTCGTGGAGAGCGAGATTCTCGAGCGGCAGCCCTGTCCGGACGATCGCCGCAAGATCGAATACAAGCTGACCAAGAAGGGCGAATCGCTGCTGCCCGCGATGATCGCGCTGCGCCAATGGGGCGAGCAATGGGGCACGGGCGTGCCCTCCAACCCGGTCCTGTGCGACGAGCGCGACCGCCAGCCCGTCCAGCAGATTCGCGTCCATGCCCATGACGGCCGGCCGCTCGACTGGCACGATCTGCTCTGGGTCGATCAGAGCGAGGTGATCGCCCAGGCCGCCGAATAG
- the rpoZ gene encoding DNA-directed RNA polymerase subunit omega yields the protein MARVTVEDCVDKVPNRFDLVLLAAQRARQISGGAELTLDRDRDKNPVVALREIAEQTVKPKHLEEGLVQSLQRVQIDDEEAPDEVGSLSQSAEALRLTASAPPRNTNVAADYDG from the coding sequence ATGGCGCGCGTCACCGTCGAAGATTGCGTCGACAAAGTCCCCAACCGTTTTGACCTCGTCCTGCTCGCCGCACAGCGTGCGCGGCAGATTTCCGGCGGCGCCGAGCTGACGCTCGATCGCGACCGCGACAAGAATCCAGTCGTGGCGCTGCGCGAGATCGCCGAACAGACGGTCAAGCCGAAGCATCTCGAAGAGGGTCTCGTGCAGAGCCTGCAGCGGGTCCAGATCGACGACGAGGAAGCGCCGGACGAAGTCGGTTCGCTGTCCCAGTCCGCCGAGGCGCTGCGCCTGACGGCCTCCGCGCCGCCGCGCAACACGAATGTCGCGGCCGATTACGACGGCTAA